In the genome of Populus trichocarpa isolate Nisqually-1 chromosome 6, P.trichocarpa_v4.1, whole genome shotgun sequence, one region contains:
- the LOC7492246 gene encoding kinesin-like protein KIN-5C, with the protein MSGRHEKEKGVNVQVLLRCRPFSEDELRNNAPQVVTCNDYQREVAVSQNIAGKHIDRVFTFDKVFGPSAQQKDLYEQAVVPIVNEVLEGFNCTIFAYGQTGTGKTYTMEGECKRSKSGPNGELPSEAGVIPRAVQQIFDTLEGQNAEYSVKVTFLELYNEEITDLLAPEEISRISLEEKQKKQLPLMEDGKGGVLVRGLEEEIVASATEIFTLLERGSAKRRTAETLLNKQSSRSHSLFSITIHIKEATPEGEELIKCGKLNLVDLAGSENISRSGAREGRAREAGEINKSLLTLGRVINALVEHLGHIPYRDSKLTRLLRDSLGGRTKTCIIATVSPAVHCLEETLSTLDYAHRAKNIRNKPEVNQKMMKTTLIKDLYGEIERLKAEVYAAREKNGVYMPKERYYQEESERKAMADQIEQMGVMIETHQKQSEEWRDRYDAQVHQCSDLSSKLSTAEKNFNQTIKLLTCTEEELKKCRYGLKERDFIISEQRKAENALAHQACVLRSDLEKALQDNASLFQKIGREDKLSSDNRSVVNNFRGQLSQQIVSLCNMVSMSISQQNEHLQRVQELGHSFLDMHYKSIEELKKKLSASRAMYISHIEAVQNVVRLHKASSIAGLEEISSMASSSTQSIKDYLESEAGPAASIFDDLQNSLSTHQGEVSLFAREMRQRFLVSSEKRKEVSEYMNGFLDKILEQCKSLENHAVQADAIQMKNITDFQEAYEEQSKTDTEKLVADINNLVSNHLQRQKELVDARLVDLRETATGNKAFLDGHVSSMECVSTDAKRKWHEFSMKAEDSAKDVADYSSAKHCRMESLLQQCVSTAGSAFKHWQKTHDSVNKMGISHVSELVSLTRNASESFEQHDAEVDSARVTAEQDVANNSEDILKRIDRVSDKERGSVSKILDAVKAHANALETFREDHSGKSAAIEDRAHETFEQRYMDYESTGTTPVRSEPDVPSKGTIESLRAMPMENLLEEFRENNSYESLEEKELKPSLIPRSPLVQLNQQ; encoded by the exons ATGTCAGGTCGCCACGAGAAAGAGAAAGGCGTTAACGTGCAAGTGCTTCTTCGTTGCAG GCCGTTTAGCGAGGACGAATTGAGGAATAATGCACCGCAAGTGGTGACCTGCAATGATTACCAGAGAGAAGTTGCGGTTTCACAGAATATCGCAGGGAAACATATCGATAGGGTTTTCACTTTCGAtaag GTTTTTGGTCCTTCAGCACAGCAAAAGGATCTTTATGAACAAGCAGTGGTGCCAATTGTGAATGAAGTTTTAGAAGGGTTCAACTGTACCATTTTTGCATACGGTCAAACTGGTACAGGCAAAACTTACACCATGGAAGGTGAATGCAAAAGATCGAAG AGTGGACCTAATGGAGAGTTGCCTTCAGAAGCCGGGGTCATACCGAGAGCAGTTCAACAAATTTTCGATACTCTTGAAGGCCAAAATGCAGAATACAGCGTGAAGGTCACTTTCTTAGAATTGTACAATGAAGAGATTACTGATTTGCTTGCTCCTGAGGAGATTTCTAGAATTTCTTTGGAGGAGAAGCAAAAGAAGCAGTTGCCTCTTATGGAGGATGGCAAAGGTGGGGTTCTTGTAAGAGGTTTAGAGGAGGAAATAGTTGCAAGTGCGACTGAGATATTCACACTTCTAGAAAGAGGATCTGCAAAGCGTCGAACAGCAGAAACTCTGTTGAACAAGCAATCGAG TCGGTCGCATTCTCTCTTTTCTATTACAATACATATCAAGGAAGCAACACCTGAAGGTGAAGAACTAATCAAATGTGGCAAGTTGAATTTGGTGGATCTAGCTGGTTCAGAAAATATTTCTCGCTCAGGTGCTAGAGAG GGTCGTGCAAGAGAAGCTGGTGAAATCAACAAAAGTCTACTTACTTTGGGGCGAGTCATTAATGCTCTTGTGGAGCATCTTGGGCATATCCCTTACAG GGATAGCAAGCTTACCAGGCTACTTCGTGATTCACTTGGAGGAAGAACCAAAACATGTATTATAGCAACTGTATCACCAGCTGTTCATTGCCTGGAAGAGACATTGAGTACACTGGATTATGCGCACAGGGCTAAGAATATAAGAAATAAGCCGGAG GTCAACCAAAAGATGATGAAAACAACTCTTATCAAGGACCTTTATGGAGAAATTGAAAGACTTAAGGCAG AGGTTTATGCTGCCCGTGAAAAAAATGGTGTTTATATGCCGAAGGAGCGATACTATCAGGAGGAAAGTGAAAGAAAG GCCATGGCTGATCAGATAGAACAAATGGGAGTTATGATAGAAACCCATCAGAAG CAATCTGAGGAGTGGCGAGATAGGTACGATGCCCAGGTTCACCAATGTTCTGATTTGAGCAGCAAACTTAGTACCGCTGAG aaaaatttcaatcaaactATCAAATTGCTCACGTGTACTGAAGAAGAATTGAAGAAGTGTCGATATGGTTTGAAAGAGAGGGATTTTATCATATCTGAGCAGAGAAAAGCAG AGAATGCTCTGGCTCATCAAGCTTGTGTTTTACGATCTGACCTGGAGAAAGCACTTCAGGACAATGCTTCTTTGTTTCAGAAGATTG GTAGAGAAGATAAATTGAGTTCTGATAACAGATCAGTGGTTAACAATTTTAGAGGGCAGCTCTCCCAACAGATTGTTTCTCTATGTAACATGGTATCTATGTCTATATCTCAGCAAAATGAACATCTTCAGCGTGTTCAGGAACTTGGTCATTCCTTCTTAGACATGCATTATAAG TCAATTGaggaattgaagaagaaattatcGGCTTCGAGGGCCATGTATATTTCTCACATCGAGGCAGTGCAAAATGTTGTCCGTTTGCACAAGGCCAGCTCTATTGCCGGCTTAGAGGAAATTTCTTCGATGGCTTCTTCCAGCACACAGTCTATTAAAGAT TATCTAGAATCAGAGGCTGGTCCAGCGGCTTCGATATTTGATGACCTCCAGAATAGTCTTTCAACTCACCAGGGAGAAGTATCTCTTTTTGCCAGGGAAATGCGTCAG CGATTCCTTGTCAGTAgcgagaaaagaaaggaggttTCTGAATACATGAATGGATTTCTTGACAAGATTTTGGAACAATGCAAAAGCCTGGAAAATCATGCAGTGCAAGCTGATGccattcaaatgaaaaatattactgATTTTCAGGAAGCTTATGAG GAGCAATCAAAAACCGATACTGAGAAGCTTGTTGCTGATATCAATAACCTGGTTTCCAACCACCTTCAGCGTCAAAAAGAGCTG GTGGATGCAAGGCTTGTTGATCTTAGAGAAACTGCAACTGGAAACAAGGCATTCTTGGATGGACACGTTTCTTCAATGGAGTGTGTGTCAACAGATGCAAAACGAAAATGGCATGAATTTTCCATGAAGGCAGAAGACAGTGCTAAGGATGTTGCTGATTATTCTTCTGCCAAACATTGTAGGATGGAGTCGCTCTTACAGCAATG tGTAAGTACTGCTGGATCAGCTTTCAAGCATTGGCAGAAGACACATGACTCTGTGAACAAGATGGGAATTAGTCATGTTTCTGAATTGGTATCGCTTACAAG AAATGCATCGGAAAGCTTCGAGCAGCATGATGCTGAGGTTGATTCTGCGCGGGTTACAGCTGAGCAAGATGTGGCAAATAATAGTGAAGATATCCTCAAGCGCATTGACA GAGTGTCAGACAAGGAGCGAGGATCTGTATCTAAGATCTTGGATGCTGTTAAAGCCCATGCAAATGCACTGGAGACTTTCAGAGAGGATCACTCTGGCAAATCTGCAGCTATCGAAGATAGAGCACATGAAACATTTGAGCAGCGATATATG GATTATGAGTCTACAGGCACAACACCAGTGAGAAGTGAGCCGGATGTTCCTAGCAAGGGGACCATTGAATCACTTCGAGCAATGCCAATGGAAAATCTTCTCGAGGAATTTCGAGAAAATAATTCATACGAATCATTGGAGGAGAAAGAACTGAAACCATCTCTAATACCACGGTCACCCCTTGTTCAACTGAATCAGCAATAG
- the LOC7491931 gene encoding uncharacterized protein LOC7491931, with protein MPNHGQDQLDPNPQAPEPKARPVGATEYSWCRSVPLGTGITVLALLLSKQPDIHLLQTTLDKLQNSRPLLRTKLRFNSTTNTFSFITPPAPHVQIQPFDLPSTADIISNSDQNIDPYHIILEHELNKNSWSAYLDQSSDAETNVFFITLYTLSENRWAVVLRLHTSTCDRAAAVGLLRELLVLMGGENQGGITKEYENEVEVSLGIEDYIPSGKGNKPFWARGIDMLGYSLNSFRLSNLDFVDADSPRGSQVVRLQMNSDDTQKLLDGCMSRGIKLSGALAAAGLIAAQSTKDLPDHQMEKYAVVTLIDCRSILDPVLSSNHIGFYHSAMLNTHDVSGGVMLWDLAKRCYMAYTNAKNNNKHFTDMGDLNFLMCKAIENPGLTPSSSMRTAFISVFEDPVIDDTNEMHGKVGVEDYVGCSSVHGVGPSVAIFDTVRNGRLDCACVYPSPLHSRDQMQKLIDDMKRILVDGCGSVESES; from the exons ATGCCTAACCATGGCCAAGACCAATTAGACCCGAACCCACAAGCACCAGAGCCCAAGGCTCGACCAGTTGGCGCCACTGAGTACAGTTGGTGCAGATCAGTCCCTCTTGGCACAGGCATCACGGTCTTGGCTCTCCTCTTATCAAAACAACCCGATATCCATCTTCTTCAAACCACCCTCGACAAACTACAAAACTCCCGTCCTCTGCTCCGTACTAAGCTCCGTTTCAATTCCACCACCAACACCTTCTCCTTTATCACTCCACCCGCTCCTCACGTCCAAATCCAACCGTTCGATCTTCCATCGACGGCTGACATAATCTCCAACAGCGACCAAAACATAGACCCTTACCACATTATTTTAGAGCACGAACTGAACAAGAATTCGTGGTCAGCATATCTTGACCAATCATCAGACGCAGAAACCAACGTGTTTTTTATTACTCTTTACACGTTGAGTGAAAACCGTTGGGCGGTGGTCCTCCGGCTGCACACGTCAACATGCGACCGTGCGGCGGCAGTAGGGTTGTTGAGAGAACTGTTGGTTCTGATGGGTGGGGAAAATCAAGGAGGGATAACCAAGGAATATGAGAATGAAGTGGAGGTTAGTTTGGGAATTGAAGATTATATCCCGAGTGGGAAGGGTAACAAGCCCTTTTGGGCGCGTGGAATAGACATGCTTGGATATTCTTTGAATTCGTTTAGGTTGTCCAATTTGGATTTTGTAGATGCTGATTCTCCCAGAGGCTCTCAAGTGGTGAGGCTTCAAATGAACTCCGATGATACCCAAAAGCTTCTTGAT GGTTGCATGTCAAGAGGGATTAAACTTAGTGGAGCCTTGGCTGCTGCTGGTTTAATTGCAGCACAATCCACTAAAGACCTTCCTGATCATCAGATGGAGAAGTATGCTGTTGTAACCCTCATCGACTGCCGCTCCATTCTTGACCCAGTTCTCAGTAGCAATCATATCG GATTTTATCACTCTGCCATGTTAAATACACATGACGTAAGTGGAGGTGTAATGCTATGGGATCTAGCAAAAAGGTGCTACATGGCCTATACGAATGCGAAGAACAATAACAAGCATTTCACAGACATGGGTGACCTGAACTTCCTCATGTGCAAGGCAATCGAAAATCCAGGTTTAACTCCATCATCATCGATGAGGACTGCCTTCATTTCAGTATTTGAGGACCCTGTCATTGATGATACTAATGAAATGCATGGAAAAGTGGGAGTCGAGGATTATGTGGGGTGCTCCTCAGTTCATGGTGTGGGCCCTTCCGTTGCCATATTTGACACCGTAAGAAATGGACGGTTGGATTGTGCATGTGTGTATCCATCACCATTGCATTCAAGGGATCAAATGCAGAAGTTGATTGATGATATGAAGAGAATTCTTGTTGATGGTTGTGGCAGTGTGGAGAGTGAGAGCTAG
- the LOC7491932 gene encoding auxin-responsive protein SAUR15, translating to MLGKKIVSFKKLAKKVKDISRNECKQSQHECLLRDHNFDDGVTTPTGFFAIYVGEDRERFVVPTSCLSHPLFKMLLEKSYNVFGFDQRNRLVVPCNVSTFQEVLNAVECCNGRFDFGNLVEEFL from the coding sequence ATGTTGGGCAAAAAGATCGTTTCTTTCAAGAAACTTGCCAAGAAGGTGAAGGATATCAGTAGAAATGAGTGCAAGCAATCACAGCATGAATGCTTACTAAGGGATCATAATTTTGATGATGGGGTCACAACCCCAACAGGGTTTTTTGCTATATATGTAGGGGAAGACAGGGAAAGGTTTGTGGTGCCAACAAGCTGTCTCTCCCATCCGCTCTTCAAAATGTTGTTGGAGAAGTCATATAACGTGTTTGGTTTCGATCAAAGGAATAGGCTTGTGGTTCCATGCAACGTCTCCACATTTCAAGAGGTTCTCAATGCTGTTGAATGTTGTAACGGAAGGTTTGACTTTGGAAATTTGGTTGAGGAGTTTCTAtag